TTGAGTCGATAAAAAGAGACGGCATTCTTCAGCCTTTATTAGTCCGCCCTCTAAACAACGATAGATACGAGTTAGTAGCGGGAGAAAGAAGGTATAGAGCAGCTACGGAGGTTGGGCTTAAGGAAGTCCCCGTAGTTATTCGACAATTAACCCAACAGCAAGCCTTACATATTGCGTTGATTGAAAATCTACAGCGAGAAGACCTCAACCCTATAGAAGAAACCGAGGGAATTCTGGAGTTTTTGTCCAGCCAACTCGAAGTTTGTCAGGATGATGTAATCCGGCTCCTCTACCGAATGCAGAATGACATTCAAAGGCAGAATGATAACGTTATCATTCAACCAGAAGCAGAAACCATTATTAAGCTATTTACTCAGTTAGGAGTGATGTCCTGGGAGTCATTTGTCAGCAATAGGCTTGCTTTGCTGAAGCTCCCTGAAAGGATTATTGAAGCACTCCGCAAAGGGCAAATTGAATATACTAAGGCGAAAGCTATCGCCAAAGTCAAAGACGAACAAGCCCGGAATGAATTGCTTGACACGGCCATAGCAGATAACCTTTCGTTAACGCAAATAAAAGAAAGGGTAGCGGCCTTAAAAGCGATGTTTGGCAAGGAAAAAGCAGAGGAAACCTTGAAAAATCAAATGAAGGTTACTCTTAGCAAAGTTTACAAGTCAAAAGCTTGGAACGATCCTAAGAAGCAAAAGCGCCTGCAAAAAATTCTTGCGGAGCTTGATTCTCTTCTTTGATGCGGACTCTGGTTGGATGATATTGTCACAACCTTGAATCTTTGCTTAAGCAAAGATTCTTTAGTCTGGAAGGCTGGTTAAGTACCCACCTCCATCACTTCAAAACTATCACCACCGGCAACGCTAATAATCTGGCCGTCAGCAGTAACGAATTTATAGAAGTTGAAATAAGGAGGCGCAGGCACCTCAACCAACCGGCAATTCTCTATCCAGATAATCTGGGGATCTATATGAGTACCAACAAATTGCCTGACACGGAACAGACAATCGCGGACATCATCAAAAATCCGAGCATTGAAAACAGCACTCGCTCGTTCCCAAAAACCAGATATATAAATAATGTGGCGAGTGTACGCACTAAAATTGTTGTACCAAGATTCCATACTGGTATAGAACTCAACCATCGCATCAGCAGAAGCAAAAATCCGGCCATTCTCAACAGAATTAAGCTCAATCAACCACTTAGCCAACCCCTTAATGTTCATGTTGCTCGGAACAGCAACCCATTTCGGTAAATTCTGGAGTCGTTGTTTTTG
The DNA window shown above is from Ancylothrix sp. D3o and carries:
- a CDS encoding ParB/RepB/Spo0J family partition protein, which produces MASKSNQPYKGQANLSILFGDDDTDKFAKTSVSLLSIELPSSQPRRYFDSQAMQSLVESIKRDGILQPLLVRPLNNDRYELVAGERRYRAATEVGLKEVPVVIRQLTQQQALHIALIENLQREDLNPIEETEGILEFLSSQLEVCQDDVIRLLYRMQNDIQRQNDNVIIQPEAETIIKLFTQLGVMSWESFVSNRLALLKLPERIIEALRKGQIEYTKAKAIAKVKDEQARNELLDTAIADNLSLTQIKERVAALKAMFGKEKAEETLKNQMKVTLSKVYKSKAWNDPKKQKRLQKILAELDSLL